A window from Parcubacteria group bacterium CG10_big_fil_rev_8_21_14_0_10_36_14 encodes these proteins:
- the fba gene encoding fructose-1,6-bisphosphate aldolase, class II — MLVTLKKVLTDAERGKYAVPAFNINNMEILQAIIRGVVKLKSPVIIQTSEGAIQYAGMDYLVAMVNVAAKASVPVVLHLDHGKDLKVIKQAIDSGYTSVMIDASTFPYGQNIKKTKEVVAMAHRKGVSVEAEIGAIEGIEDLVSVSEKQAFFTDPEQAKDFVKKTGCDALAISIGTAHGPCKFKGKPRLDFNRLKEIKELVKVPLVLHGASQVDQKYVQKAKKYGAKLTNARGLGDILLKNAIKFGIRKVNTDTDLRLAFNATLRETVAKDKGAYDPRKLLGPARDELQRAVEHRIIVCGSRNKV, encoded by the coding sequence ATGTTAGTGACATTAAAAAAGGTTTTAACTGATGCAGAACGGGGCAAATACGCAGTGCCTGCTTTTAATATAAACAACATGGAGATACTGCAGGCAATAATACGTGGAGTAGTAAAGCTAAAATCGCCGGTAATTATACAGACTTCGGAAGGAGCTATACAATATGCGGGAATGGATTATTTAGTGGCAATGGTTAATGTTGCAGCAAAAGCATCTGTGCCGGTTGTTTTACATCTTGATCACGGAAAGGACCTAAAAGTTATAAAACAGGCAATTGATTCCGGTTATACTTCGGTAATGATAGATGCTTCAACTTTTCCATATGGACAAAATATAAAAAAGACAAAAGAGGTTGTAGCGATGGCTCATAGAAAAGGTGTTAGCGTTGAAGCGGAAATCGGCGCAATAGAGGGAATTGAAGATTTGGTCTCAGTAAGTGAAAAGCAAGCTTTTTTTACAGACCCTGAACAAGCAAAGGATTTTGTAAAGAAAACCGGATGTGATGCGCTGGCTATATCAATCGGCACAGCGCATGGACCTTGCAAATTTAAGGGAAAGCCAAGGCTTGATTTTAATCGATTGAAAGAAATAAAAGAATTGGTAAAAGTTCCGTTGGTTTTGCATGGAGCGAGTCAAGTAGATCAAAAGTATGTGCAAAAAGCAAAAAAATATGGCGCAAAACTGACTAATGCGCGAGGTTTGGGTGACATTTTATTAAAAAACGCAATAAAATTTGGTATTAGAAAAGTAAATACAGATACTGATTTGCGCTTGGCATTTAATGCGACGCTTCGCGAAACAGTCGCAAAAGATAAGGGCGCTTATGATCCGCGAAAATTGCTTGGACCTGCTCGTGATGAATTGCAACGTGCGGTAGAGCATAGAATAATAGTTTGTGGGAGCAGAAATAAAGTATAA